A region from the Lolium perenne isolate Kyuss_39 chromosome 4, Kyuss_2.0, whole genome shotgun sequence genome encodes:
- the LOC127293131 gene encoding ATP-dependent DNA helicase DDM1-like: MGMPPATPRELSSGGSIVKAVKEECQPLHSVKQENVDDPLNASSSPSDLDAKNDDASFVKEEEEQLCDAEQMEDAVGLASDPMTRFNKLDELLKQTKLYAEYILEKLLEESSNYSPGYDATLTEEEMWEKEQAKIVPLVTGAKLKPYQIEGVKWLISHWQIGVNGILADEIRIGKTIQSIAFLSHLKGNGLHGPYMIIASATTLTNWVDEISRLAPSLTCLIYYGDKVAREEMLTKVMTKTIGPDFPIIVTSYEMAIADAKLLAHYKWKYVVFDEGHELKNLECELLLELTPLPIGNGLLLTRTPFQNDLAELWSVLNFVFPEISVSHHEFESWFDFTGKRGEEQIEETTINRRAFVVSKLHAILDPFILRQMEKPVENTPPRTKGATCSNTKAVKNKDAVNLSKGHTVRDGARSGGQSSQEAAAEAAYENDGEGSPNLPSTQLGPEGNHKAKRPRTDDAVLSLLGEIKSTFQASLKPAEPVQVPKATSPREILEALKQIPDLTSADFLRAYSSLIRDDRQFESLMVLPAGMRKDWLLVETGKK, translated from the exons ATGGGGATGCCTCCCGCAACACCAAGGGAATTAAGCAGTGGGGGTAGCATTGTCAAGGCGGTGAAGGAAGAATGTCAGCCATTGCACTCCGTCAAGCAGGAGAATGTTGATGATCCTTTGAATGCCAGCTCATCTCCATCTGACCTTGATGCCAAGAATGATGATGCATCCTTCGTcaaagaggaggaagaacagtTATGTGACGCCGAACAGATGGAAGACGCTGTGGGACTTGCTTCTGATCCTATGACACGGTTTAACAAGCTTGATGAGCTGCTGAAACAGACAAAGCTCTATGCAGAATATATACTTGAGAAGTTGCTTGAAGAATCTAGCAATTATAGCCCTGGTTATGACGCTACTCTCACAGAAGAAGAAATGTGGGAAAAGGAGCAGGCCAAGATTGTTCCGTTAGTGACGGGTGCGAAGTTGAAGCCTTACCAGATAGAAGGTGTGAAGTGGCTAATATCGCATTGGCAGATTGGGGTTAATGGGATACTGGCAGATGAAATTAGAATTGGGAAAACAATCCAGTCAATTGCGTTTCTTTCTCATCTCAAAGGGAATGGTCTGCATGGTCCATACATGATAATTGCTTCTGCAACCACTCTAACGAACTGGGTGGATGAGATCTCAAG GCTTGCTCCATCTCTGACGTGTCTGATTTACTATGGAGATAAAGTGGCCCGAGAAGAGATGTTGACAAAGGTCATGACCAAAACTATTGGCCCTGATTTTCCCATAATAGTTACTTCATATGAGATGGCCATCGCAGATGCAAAACTTCTTGCTCATTACAAGTGGAAGTATGTTGTGTTTGACGAG GGCCATGAGTTGAAAAACTTGGAATGCGAATTGTTGTTGGAGTTAACGCCGCTGCCAATAGGGAATGGACTCCTTTTGACCAGGACACCATTTCAAAATGACCTAGCAGAGCTGTGGTCGGTACTGAACTTTGTTTTTCCTGAGATATCCGTATCTCATCATGAATTTGAGTCATG GTTTGATTTTACTGGGAAAAGAGGTGAGGAACAGATAGAAGAAACTACAATTAATAGAAGGGCatttgttgtttcaaagcttcatgCCATTTTGGATCCATTCATTCTAAGGCAGATGGAGAAGCCTGTAGAAAATACGCCTCCACGAACAAAAGGTGCTACGTGCTCCAACACCAAAGCTGTTAAGAACAAGGATGCAGTTAACCTCTCGAAAGGTCACACAGTAAGAGACGGTGCGAGGTCTGGTGGTCAGAGTTCACAAGAGGCGGCAGCAGAGGCTGCTTATGAAAACGATGGTGAAGGTAGTCCTAATCTGCCATCCACTCAACTGGGGCCGGAAGGTAATCATAAGGCTAAGCGGCCTCGAACAGACGATGCAGTTCTCTCCCTGCTTGGAGAAATTAAAAGCACATTTCAAGCTTCTTTGAAGCCAGCTGAGCCTGTGCAAGTGCCAAAGGCAACTTCCCCTCGAGAAATCTTAGAGGCACTCAAACAGATACCTGACTTGACCAGTGCTGATTTCCTGAGAGCCTATAGTAGTCTGATCCGTGATGATCGGCAGTTTGAATCTCTCATGGTGCTCCCAGCGGGCATGAGGAAGGACTGGCTGCTCGTGGAAACTGGGAAGAAGTGA